Genomic window (Muntiacus reevesi chromosome X, mMunRee1.1, whole genome shotgun sequence):
tgtttttctttttgccccGCAGTgtgtaggatcttaattccctgactggggatcaaacccacacctcctacattgggagcatggagtcttaaccaccagactgtcagggaagtctgcTAGTTTATTTCAATGCATTTAGTTTGCAACCACTTTCttactttccttatttttttcctagAGTCTGTGAAATATGAGTATGATTCTAAGAGTCAAAGCTCCACAAAAAGCTATACTCAGAGAAGTATTGCTTCCTCCTCATTCTTAgttcccacccccactccctttGGATTACAAATCTCATTCATTATTTCATGTGCAAGCTCAGAGTGAAAGTGCTGGAGCTGGGAGAGGGGTTCTCTGTGATtctatgcttcagtttccttctgCAGTAAATGTCTCAAAAGTCTTGATCGCAAATATCCCTGACTACTGGATTCCCTGAATGTGATGTGCTGAAGGATGGGAGGGTTCACCTGAGCTTTTGGTTGTGAGCTTATTCAGTCTAAGAATTGAggagtttcattattttatttaatttcagtttAATAGAAGGTAAAATTTGTCCTGGATGCTAGTGTggccaatatttatttattatctctaGAGTACTTGCTTAAATAGTAGGAAATAAAAAGCTACAGGAAAATTTTTTCTAACTAAGAAACACAAATTACAATTATCCTCTAAATAAAATCTAGTTAATTATACaagagaaactttaaaatgtttgttttacaAAAGCAGAAAAGTTACTgttatcaagaaagaaaaaatcttcaTTACAAAACCCTGCAGCATGAGGAATGTGGAGGGTTGAGCAGATACTGAGAGTTCCTCATCCCTCGCTGCCTCCCAGGTGGCTGATGTCACATATCTGGGAGTGGTATGCAATGACTTGTTTCATTCAAGGCTGGAAGTAAATGATACACTGGTGaccttagcacagtgtctgggtCCTGCTGGAGTCCCAAGATATGACAACAACAGGTGCTTAAAGGCAGTGTCACTGGCCCTGTTGGTGATTGTATTAGGGTTTAGACATGGGTTCCAGATACTTTTAGACAAAAAGTAGAAAGGAACTAGATATCAAATtatcaacaaaagagacacagattatagaacagacttttgaactctgtgggagaaggctctctgtgggagagggtgggatgatccgagagaatagcattgaaacatgtatattttcaagtgtgaaacagattgccagcccaggttggatgcatgagacaagtgctcagggctggtgcactgggaagacccagagggatgggatggggtgggaggtggctgattcatgtcaatgtatggcaaaaaccaatacaatattgtaaagtaattagcttccaactaataaaaataaatgaaaaagaaaaaaaaacaagggaattcaagaaaaacttgaaatacttcattgactacactaaagcctttgactgtgtgggtcacaacaaactgtggaaaattcttaaagtgatgggagtaCCAAGCCACCTTACctacttcctgagaaacctgtatgcagatcaagaagcaacagttagaaccagacacgaaAGAATGGACTACTTCAAAATTGGAAcaggaatatgtcaaggttgtatattgtcaccttgcttatttaacttatatgcagagtacatcgtgtgaaacgctgggctggatgaagctcaggctggagtcaagcttgctgggagaaatatcaataacctcagatatgcagatgacaccaccctcatggcagaaagtgaagaggaactaaagagcctctttttttttatttttttaatttattttattttttatttttcagtgggttttgtcatacattgacatgaatcagccatagagttatacatattccccatcccggtcccccatcccacctccctctccacccgattcctctgggtcttcccagtccaccaggcccgagcacttgactcatgcctcccacctgggctggtggtctgtttcaccacagataatatacatgctgttctttcgaaacatcccaccctcaccttctcccacagagttcaaaagtctgttctgtacttctgcgtctcttcttctgccctgcatatagggccattgttaccatctttctaaattccgtatatacgtgttagtatagtgtaatgctctttatctttctggcttacttcactctgtataatgggctccagtttcatccatctcattagaactgattcaaatgaattctttttaacggctgagtaatattccatggtgtatatgtaccacagcttccttatccattcgtctgctgatgggcatctaggttgcttccatgtcctggctattataaacagtgctgcgatgaacattggggtgcacgtgtctctttcagatctggattcctcagtgtgtatgcccagaagtggtattgctgggtcatatggtagttctataaagagccttttgatgagggtgaaagaggagagtgaaaaagctggcttaaaactcaacattcaaaaaaccaagatcatggcatccagtcccatcactgcacagcaaacagatggggggtgggtgggaaatggaaacagtgacagactatattttcttggggtccaaaattactgtggactgtgactgtagccatgaaattaaaagacacctactccttggaagaaaagctataacaaacttagatagcattttaagaagcagaaacatcactttgctgacaacagtccttctagtcaaagccattgttttcccagtagtcatatatggatgtgagatttggaccataaagaaagctgaacgccaaaggaTTGATGGtattaaactgtggtgctggagaagactcttagagtcccttggacagcaaggagatcaaaccagtcaatcctaaaggaatcaactctgaatattcactggaaagaatactttggccacctgatgcaaagagttgactctctggaaaagatcctgatgctggaaaagattgtagacaggaggagaaggggatgacagaggatgagatggttggatggcatcacagactcaatggacattagtttgagtgcatttggggagatggtgggggacagggaagcctggcttgctgcagtccatggggtcacaaagagtcggacactgttgattgaggaactgaacaacagaacAGTAAGTAAAAGCACAGGCTTTGGACTCAATTTAACTTGGGGTGAACTCCAGCCCTGCTACCTACTGATTATGTAACCCAGTTGCTTAGCTCTCTGCACCTCAGTCTTAACATCTGCACAAATCAAATGATAACAATACTTAACTCAAGGGGATGAAAATTAAATGGGATGATGCACATAAATGGCTTTGTGTTTAGCACATGGGTTACTGCCCTGTTCTCCTTGCCCTAAGAAGGACGAGGAACTTAGACCAGAGATGTGATGGAAAGCCCAAGGGGTATTGGTGACCTattgtgggggaggggtgtgtaGGAAAGACTTTAGAAAAAGTGACTTCTGAGCACCCTGAGGGACACAGCAAGCCCTAATTACATGGATATTCTTTCTAATACTGCTGTTGCAAATATTAGTATTGGGTAAAGCATGTTTCTGGTTATTGGATCTTCCAGAAAAAACAcatattttgaggtttttttagagtttatttattttttcagtttatttatttatatttttccagtttatttatttatttattttactttacaatatgtattggttttgccatacattgacatgaatccgccatgggcgtacattttttaaaaagcaagtttttttttttttaagtttaaaattcttGAGTTATTAGAAAGGCCATATGAGGCCCTAAGAAAGACTGAGGAAGTTGGAGACTGACGGGAAGGATTTGAGATGGCAGCCTGCCTCGGATATaccatttgaaaatgaaagtgttagttgctcagtcatgtctgactctgcgaccccatggtcgatccacgggattttccaggcaagaatactggagtgggttaccattcccttctccagggaagcttcccgacccagagatcgaacccaggcctcctgcattgcaggctgattctttaccatatgagctaccagagaagctagATGTACCACTTATTAAAACCAAACAACAAACACACAGCAGAGGGTAGAAAGAGGTAATCTGAATGGAAAAGTAACGTCTGAGCATGCGTGCTAATGGGCCTACGGAAGCTGCAGTGACCAACATCTGAGCATGCGTGCTAATGGACCTATGTAACCAACCGGCAGTGGCCAGTTTTGGCGGGAGCCAATCCTGCTTCAAGCAGGAAACTTCAAGTTTCCACCCACTTTGAATAGGTGCTCTGGTGTCTGGAGAATTGACTGTCAGGTGACCCCATTCCTGCCTCTCTTACCCCGCCCACTCTCCTGATCTCTGATTGGCCAGATCAAGTTTGCTTGCTGTTCTGATTAGTTGCTTGTCCTTGGTTGGTTGAATTGTGGGATTTCGTCCGGACGTCGAGCGGCACTTCGTCGCTGCTTCAGCTCTGAGGTAAGCCCTCTCTGAAGGTCTCTCTAGTCAGGTTAAGGGGAGCAAGTGAAAAAACTGGGAGCTACTGTCGATAATTCAAGCAACTGAATATTTTCTGTACCTCCTAACATCCTCAAAATCGTTACGACTGAGAGACGACTTAAAGCCTTTCGGGGTGATCCCCGTCAGGCAGACATAAAACTATAATTATCTTCGGTCTGTGAGACTTCCTAATTGTTCTCTGAGTGAAGCAAGACTCCCCTCAGTCCGAGAAACCCACAAATGAGCCAGAAGCCCCTATATTTCCTCAACCAGAGAGGTTGCCTAAAGGACTCTTTTATTGCCTCCTCTGGTATAAAGAATCAATGTTCTTGGCCTCAGACTCTCCCTTCCCCAAGAGAAACTCCCAAAGCTCTCCCCTCCCCGAGAGAAATTCCCAATGCTATCGGTTTGGAGGACACCAGATTGCTTCATTGAAACTTCCCACATTCTCATCCTGAGTGATGGGTGATCCTGTAGTGTCAGAGATGCCAGCTCTCTTCactttaataattttcaaaaaggtaGTAATAGCCTTTTTAAAATcaggatatagttgatttataatatattaatttcaCACATACAACAAATTGATTCAATGtatttatagattatacttcctttaatgttattacaaaataatgatgTTTATTGTATTGTACAATATGTCCTTATTGCTTATTTACATGCTTATTTCTTTGTTGGTTTctttaagattctgcatataagtaataACATACGGTGTTTGTCTtcttctgtctgatttatttcactagcATAATATactccaagtccattcatgttgcaaatgacaaaattttattctttttatgactgagtagtattcccttgtgtgtcactcacatacacacacacacatgcatatatatatatatatatatatatatatatatatatacacacacactcacacacacacacacacatatacatacaccaaAGCTTCATCTGTTATCTGTTTATAGATACTTAAGTTgctttctatatcttggctagtATAAATAACGCTGCTGTGCATATTAGGCTGtgtgtttcttttcaaattaattcttttttgttttggttatatacccaggaatggaattactGGTTctattgtagttctatttttagttttttgatgtACCTTCACACTGATTTCCACAGTGGctaaaccaatttacattcccaccaacaatatataaaagtaCCCTTTTTCCACATCCTCCCCCCAATGTTTGTggtttgtggtctttttgatgatagccattctgggaggtgtgaggtgatatttatagtgttggggtttttttaatatttatttatttggctgcactgggtcttagttgtggtacatgggatcttcagtcttcaatGCTGCATGCAGAATATTTAGTTAAGGCATGCAAAATCTTTTTAGTTGCCATATGTGtgctcttagttgtagcatgtaaattcttagttgaggcatgtgaactcttagttgcaacatgtgggatctagttccctgactagggactaaacccagggcccctgcattgggtgcatggagtcttagctgctggaccaccagggaagtccctctcattatggttttgatttacatttctatgATGATTAGCAatattgggcatcttttcattgACTTGGCTGTTTGcatgtcttcttcagaaaaatgcctattcagttattctgcccatttttaaatagggttctttggttttttaatatttttataagctATTTATATAATTCagaaattaatcctttatcagtcatatcatttgcaaatatttctctctttcagtaggttgtatttttgttttgtcagtggtttcctttgctgtgcaaaagcttttaagtttaattagtaccattttttctttttgtttagtttGCTTTAAGAGACAGGtacaaaaaatattgctacaatatatgtcaaagagtgttctgtctgtgttttcttctaggagttttatggtcttatatttaggtctttaatccattttgagtttattttttatatggtgtaagaaaatgttctaatttcattgtttacatgcagctgtccagtattcctagcaccacttattaaagagaattACCTTTTCTcccttgtatatttttttctcctttgtcacatattaattgaccatatgcgcatgggtttgtttctggacTTTATAATCTTTTTCATCTACCTATGTGTCTGATTTTGTGCCATTTGTTttgatattgttttttttttcatttatttttattagttggaggctaattactttacagtgttgtagtagTTTtaacatacattgacatgaatcagccatggatttacatatatgcaagacagaaaaagagacacggatgtgtagaacagacttttgggctctatgggagaaggcaagggtgggatgatctgagagaatagcatcgaaacatgtatattatcaagtgtgatattgttttgattactgtagctttgtagtatagtctgaagacaCCTTCAGCTACTAGTTTGTGAGTGTGAtacctccagctctgttcttgtttctcaagattattttggctatttggagtcttttgggTTTCcacacaaaatttatttttttttcccaattatttttattagttggaggctaattactttacaatattgtagtgggttttgccatacattgacatgaatcagccatggatttacatgtgttccccatcccaatcccccctcccacctcccttcccatcccatccctctgggtcatactagtgcaccagccccgagtgcttgtctcatgcatccaacctggactggcgatctgtttcacacttgataatatacacatttcgatgctgttctctcagatcatcccaccctcgtcttctcccacagagtccaaaagtctattctgtacatctgtgtctctttttctgtcttgcatatagggttattgttaccatctttctaaattccatatatatgcgttagtatactgtattggtgtttttctttctgacttacttcactctgtataatgggctccagtttcatctatctcattagaactgattcaaatgaattctttttaatggctgagtaatattccatggtgtatatgtaccacagcttccttatgcattcttctgtggatgggcatctaggttgcttccatgtcctggctattataaacagtgctgcaatgaacattggggtgcacatgtctctttcagatctggtttccttggtgtgtatgcccagaagtggtactgctgggtcatatggcagttctatttccagttttttaaggaatctccacactgttctccatagtggctgtactagtttgcattcccaccaacagtgtaagaggtttcccttttctccacatcctctccagcatttattgcttgtagacttttggataccagccattctgactggcatagcagccattctgactggcgggGTTTccacacaaaatttaaaattattttttctagttctgtgaaaaatgtcatctcTAGGtaatcttttatgatcctttgtatttatgTGGTGttggttgtaacttctccttcttcatttctgattttatttatttgggcctaGTAATACACTTTAAATTCACTCATATTAgtgatcttcatttcttttcaacagAGCGAAATCCCACATCCCTCTGCCTGAAAACTGAAACCTTTCAATCAGAGACACCATATGATCTCTGGGACTTACCTTCCCTGTCCTCCTTTGCCTCAAAACAGCCCCCTCAATAATACTATACATTGACTTCACTACTTCCCCAACAAGTTTCTTATATCTTTCCTTCAAAATAAGCCAAACCAGGCAAGCTACTAACAACAGTAACCAACCTCCCTCAAAGACTCAGTGCTACTTTGATCATGCACACAGAAAACATGTCATCCCTAATCACTACTTCTCTCAGAGACCTCCAGCTCCCTGTTCTCATCTGATTTCCCCACCCTCATGTCCTTCCTCAGGGACAGATAAGCCAAGGATGGAGAAAAGTAGAACCTTAATTACAGGTGACTAACTGAGTGTGCAGTTCCTTCAACACTTCCTCCCCTGATAGAACCTTTGGCCTTGTGGCTGGAGAGACCCACGCTGTGTTCCTTCTAGATAAGCGCCATGAACAGAGGCAGCTTCTCCGAAAACTCCAGGAAAGATAGGCAAAAATTAGAGAAGGAATCCAAGGTGAGTTAATCTGGAGAGGGCAGAGGAGTGGCCCAGGGGACAATGTATGGTGACTAGATTTCTGGGCATTGGAGGTTGGGGGAGGGTCAGAGGCACTGGGAACAAGGAGCAGCATGTCAGGAGGAGATCCAGAGCTTCTGACCCTCACTCTGTCCTTGCCTGGTATCATTGGGGCACTGGATTGGATGGCTCTCAGTCTATTCTGGAAGGTGAGAGAAGAGCATGCCACCAGCATTAagcacctactacatgccagACAAGAGCCTAGGCAATGTTACCCATTTTCTCTGTTAGCCATGACTAGAGAGGGattattagctccattttataGATCTAACATTGAGGCTCTGCAGCCAAGGAAGAGCTCCTGGCTGAAAGTCAGACATGTTTAGCTGAGTCATTGctgggatttatttttctttcttttttaggctTTCAAGAATATTTCCAAATACTTCTCTAAGCAGGAGTGGGCACGTCTGGGATACTCGGAGAAAATCACCTTTGTGTATATGAAGAGAAACTATGAAACCATGACTCGTCTAGGTAATAGGATGTTCTGGGTCCAGACAAGGCTGGGAATAAATGACGATTCCTCTTTACAAGCCATGGTTTATTCTTCTTAGGCTATGCCAAGTGTCCcacatttgttcttttctgtggGAAGAAATCCCAGGGCAGTTTTCAAGCCTTCTGCTCTTTTAAATCCTGTGCAGGACTGTGGGCTGAGAGTGGTCACAGAGATGCTCAGACCTGAATTCCATGCATTTCTCTCTCACTGGCTGTGGTTCAGATTCCCCCTGCCCAACTGATGAACTTTACTGTTGGTGCTGTGTCCCAGCATTTCCCCCTCCTCTCAGGTTGTCTgttaagaaacaaatattttgcaTTATTCTAGGTCTCAAGTGTACCCTACCAGCTTTCATGCATCCTAAAAAGGGAGCCACAGAATCCAAGCATCGTGATTCTAAAATTGAGAACCCCAAGGAAAAGGGTAAGTGACAGGAAAGAGTCTCCTGAAGCCCATTTATGCTGGATTTCAGATGGGGAAAGATTCTCAGGACTTTGTTCCCTCAAAAGCATCATggttgagtgaaaaaaaaaattgaatgcagAAGGTTAAGCACAGTCAGAGGTCATTCATATATAACCCTAAAACATGCaaaacaagaatatatatatatatatatatttttatggatAGAAAGTATTTGGTAAATGTATAAAAACGAGAATGATAATAAAACCCATCAGACTCTGGAGTGAAGAAGTGGAAAAGGAAGGAGGGTAGGGATCAGTGAGGGCCACACAGATGACTTTAGCTGTGACTTGTTTATagtgttttgttatattttgaaTAAAGAGCTCAGAGCAATCTGAAGTAGTTGTGAGATAATATTGAAATCCAGCTAGACCCAATGGTAGATGCGTGTTTCAAATAGTATTGTCCATAATTTTATGCATGtttgaaacatttctttttaaaagagttaGTTCTTGCTAAGCACCATTAATGAATCACAggataattaagaaaaatttaaagtgtaAATCCACTCAAAACTTCCAAAATAATAGTGCATAGATAGGTATTGAATAACTATCTTAAGAAAATGATTAACATATTATGTAATGACATATGGCTGTTTGCTTGTGTTTTATCAAAACCAAATAGTTGTCTCACTCCTAATCGAACCTGGTTCTATGTGTTGAGTTTGGAAGAGAGTTTAAGAGAGTAATCTTCCACACATTGACCTTTCCTACTGGTCAATGAGCAGAGGCAATGTAAGGTTTAAAAAGTGACAGATTCTAGAAATCTTTGTGCATCTGAGCAGTGTATGTACTCACTTAAAAAGGAGATGGGATGTGTTCATTTGCTCTTTTGCTCTGACAGCACAGTTGTGAGAAGACAGGGTGAGAATGTTCAAAATGTCTCCAGTAGTCCTTTGTTTGAATCTAGTTTAACAGACCAGATTCCACAAGCTCCCAGAATTACTGTAAGAGGGCTAAAAAGCCAGTGCTTGAGTATCTACAAAGTTTTTGATATTAaagaggtctacaaagtttttgATATTAAAGAGGTATCTTTATACTGGAAACATTCCATAACCACTGGACTAAATCATCCATGGTTCATTTCACATTTAACAGTTTCATTAAGGTGTAATTGACGCACTatgaaattcaccattttaagtaTAGAGTGATTTTTGGCTAAAGACCAATCAATTtacttctttggggaaaaaagtaagAAATGTATAATAGGATAGGATAAGGCAATGATGGGgtttagtttgcattttataaaCCATCAGAAGAAAAATTCTGAATTGATGCTGCAAATAAATACCAAAACTGTTGTTATTCAAAGGCTAGACTCAGAGTAACTCCTTGATGAGTGGACTCGTCACCCTCTGCTGCAGAAATCCCTGATACTACAAGAGTCTCTGCAACTTGAGAATGTTtaccaacaacaaaaacaaatttctgaCTTGTCACCTCCTTTTAGATGAATCTCCTCAAGGGACTTCCAACATGCAATTGGGAAAATGCCAGAAGGTGAGTGCCTCCCTGATCCAAAGAACCAGAGACTGTTTATCTCTCTGTAGATGTGAATATTGGGATAAAATTGGGAAAATAgcctggccctcactgcctccctTTCCTGACCTCTTTATCACAATTCCTGATGTAGTACCAAGAGCTAAATAATAATTAACAACAATTGTGATAGCTGTTACTTCTTTTGATTTCATAGTGATGACATACTATTTTAGGCAGTTCACATGGATTAGTGTATTTAGCCCTTAAAActtctataatgaaaaaaaaaaaaacttctataatgttactgctattattattcccaaaTAATAATGAGGGTGTTATTAGTATTATTAAATACTGCTGTTCATAATAATGCAGATACTGTGGTATAGAGATGTTAAATAATCTGCTTGAGACCACAgtggccgttcccttctccagaagatcttactaacccagggatcaaacctgggtctcctgcattgcaggcagattctttaccatctaagccaccaggggagcccaacaGTGGCAGTGGTAGTAGTCTAATCCAAAGCCCCAGACCATTTCCAAATTCATAAGCTTTTTCACATGTTTCTGAAGCTCAGACATTTCCCCTAAACTTTGCAGATGCTGCTGACTCTTCTGTTGAGACACCCACTCTCACAACAGGGCCCCTTTCGTGTtgtttgggaatcacttgagctGTCAGCCCCTCTCCTGTGAGCTCCTTAGGGACCTTATCTGCCCCTGAGGCATCTCTGAAGCCCCAGTTCCAGCCCAGGAAGACCCCTAGAGGTTTATTGAATAAGTTCTTCCACAATTGCAGATTAAACTATAGTTTAGAGGGTAAAGAGATCTGGTGGTTGGGTTACCAGTACCAGTGTAGACACGGTTGAAGAGAGAATTCAAAGAGGGATCATaaaagtgtttgtttttattattatcacatTTAAACAGCATTTATAGCCTTAgaagtttctttc
Coding sequences:
- the SSX4 gene encoding protein SSX4 — encoded protein: MNRGSFSENSRKDRQKLEKESKAFKNISKYFSKQEWARLGYSEKITFVYMKRNYETMTRLGLKCTLPAFMHPKKGATESKHRDSKIENPKEKDESPQGTSNMQLGKCQKVESKKPVKEKKHSELEPGTSGPEQAQRQLCPRDNESTSSQQSKKTSGSKRKNVNVWVHRLRERKPVAYEEISDPEEDD